From Mycobacterium colombiense CECT 3035:
TCTGTCCACCGCGTTCGGCCAAGCGATCGCCCTCGACGTGGTCGACGGGCGCTATTTCGCGCGGCGAGTCCGCACCCGCGCAGCCCACCGGAGGCCGTTATGACGTCACCCGACGAAATCCCGCTGGTCGCACGGCCGGCCGCGACCGTAATGCTGGTCCGCGACGACCCGAGCGGGTTAGCCGTCTTCCTGATGCGCAGGCACGCCAAGATGGAGTTCGCCGCGGGCACCGTCGTGTTCCCCGGCGGCGGCGTCGACGACCGCGACCGCAACGCCGACATCGCGTGGGCCGGCCCGCCGCCGCAGTGGTGGGCGCAGCGGTTCGGCATCGAACCCGACCTGGCCGAGGCTTTGGTCTGCGCGGCGGCCCGCGAGACGTTCGAGGAGTCGGGGGTGCTGTTCGCCGGGCCTGCCGGCCAGGGCCTTTCGGCACCGGACAGTATCGTCGGCGACGCCTCGGTGTACGGCGATGCCCGCCGGGCGCTGGCCGAGCGGTCGCTGTCCTTCGCGGACTTTCTGCGCCAGGAAAACCTGGTGCTGCGGTCGGATCTGCTGCGGCCGTGGGCCAACTGGGTGACCCCGGAGGCCGAGCGCACCCGCCGCTACGACACCTATTTCTTCGTGGGCGCGCTGCCGCGGGGCCAGCGCGCCGACGGCGAGAACACCGAATCCGACCTCGCCGGCTGGATGACACCCCGCGCGGCCATCGACGAGTTCGAGGCCGGCCGTTGCTTCCTGCTGCCACCGACATGGACGCAGCTGGACTCGCTGGCCGGGCGGACCGTGGCCGAGGTGCTGGCCGTCGAGCGCCAGATCGTGCCGGTGCAGCCGCGCCTGGAGATACAGGGCGACAACTGGGTGTTCGAATTCTTCGATTCCGACCGCTACCACCGGGCGCGGGAAGCGGGCGGCCTGGGATGGCGGCATTGAGCGAGTTCGTCAGCGTCGTGGTCAGCGACGGCACGCGGGACGCCGGGCTGGCCATGCTGCTGCTGTCGCGCCCGCCGACCAACGCGATGACCCGCCAGGTCTACCGGGAGGTGATCGCGGCGGCCGACGAATTGGGCCGGCGCGACGACGTCGCCGTGGTGATCCTGTTCGGCGGCCACCAGATCTTCTCCGCGGGTGACGACATGCCCGAGCTGCGGACGCTGCGCGGTCCCGAGGCCGAGAGCGTCGCGCGGGTGCGGCAGGAGGCCGTCGACGCCGTGGCCGCGATCCCCAAGCCGACCGTCGCCGCGATCACCGGCTACGCGCTGGGCGCCGGGCTCACTCTGGCCCTGGCCGCCGACTGGCGGATCAGCGGGGACAACGTGAAGTTCGGCGCGACCGAAATCCTGGCCGGCCTGGTGCCCGGCGCCGACGCGATGGCCCGCCTGACCCGGGTGGCCGGCGCCAGCAAGGCCAAGGAGCTGGTGTTCAGCGGGCGCTTCTTCGACGCCGAGGAGGCCCTGGCGCTGGGCCTCATCGACGACATGGTGGCCCCCGACGACGTGTACGACGCCGCCGCCGGGTGGGCGCGCCGTTTCCTCGACGGGCCGCGGCACGCGCTGGCCGCCGCCAAGGCCGGGATCAACGAGGTTTTCGACCTGGAGCCCACCGAGCGGCTCGCCGCCGGCCGCCGCCGCTACGTCGAGGTGTTCACCGCTGGTCAGGGCGGTGCCGATCGGACGGATCCCGGCGGCCGTTAGGCTGCCCTGCATGACCAGTTCGACCGACGCCGTTCCGACGCCCCACGCGACCGCCGAGCAGGTGGAAGCCGCCCGGCACGACAGCAAGCTGGCCCAGGTGCTCTACCACGACTGGGAGGCCGAGACTTACGACGACAAGTGGTCGATCTCCTATGACCAGCGCTGCATCGACTACGCCCGCGGCCGCTTCGACGCGATCGTGCCCGACGAGGTGCTGCGCGAGCTGCCCTACGACCGCGCCCTCGAATTGGGTTGCGGCACCGGGTTTTTCCTGCTCAATTTGATCCAGTCCGGGGTCGCCCGGCGCGGCTCGGTGACCGACCTGTCGCCGGGCATGGTCAAGGTCGCCACCCGCAACGGCCAGTCGCTGGGCCTCGACATCGACGGACGCGTCGCCGACGCCGAGGGCATCCCGTACGAGGACAACACCTTTGACCTGGTCGTCGGCCACGCGGTGCTGCACCACATCCCCGACGTGGAGCTGTCGCTGCGTGAGGTGATCCGGGTGCTGCGGCCGGGCGGCCGGTTCGTCTTCGCCGGCGAGCCGACCAGCGCCGGCGACGTCTACGCCCGCGAGCTGTCCACCCTGACCTGGCGGATCGCCACCAACGTGACCAAGCTGCCCGGCCTGGGTAGCTGGCGGCGCCCGCAGGCCGAGCTGGACGAATCCTCAAGGGCCGCCGCGCTGGAGGCCATCGTCGACCTGCACACCTTCACCCCGGGTGACCTGGAGCGGATGGCCACCAACGCCGGCGCCACCGAGGTGCGGACCGTCAGCGAGGAGTTCACCGCCGCGATGTTCGGCTGGCCGGTGCGCACCTTCGAGGCGTCGGTGCCGCCCGGGCGGCTGGGCTGGGGCTGGGCGAAATTCGCCTTCAACGGCTGGAAGACGCTGAGCTGGGTGGACGCCAACGTGTGGCGCCGCGTGGTCCCGAAGGGCTGGTTCTACAACGTGATGGTGACCGGGGTCAAACCCTCCTGAGCAGAGGGCTGCGGTTCACCACCGACGACGTCGGATACCTGCGGTCGCGCGCGGGGGCCGCGGCGCTGGAGACGGTCGCCGAGCTCGAACTGACCGACGCCACCCTGGTCGCCGACGTCGCCACGGCGCGCGCCCACTTCGGTGACCGGGCCGCGGTGCTGGTGGAGACGGTGCTGTTGCGCCGCCGCGCCCTGGAGAAGCTGGGCGCGCTTGGAGTCTCGGGTTGGCTGTTCACCGACGAGGCGCTGCAGCAGGCCACCGCGGCGCCGGTGGCGCTGCACCGGGCCGAACGGCTGGCCGGCGACGGCGGCGTCGTGGTCGTGCACGACGCGACCTGTTCGATCGGCACCGAGCTCGCCGCGCTGAGCGCCCGCGGGATCGCGGCGGTGGGCAGCGACATCGATCCGGTGCGGCTGGCGATGGCGCGGCACAACGTGGGGGAGGCGGCCTGGATCTGCCGCGCCGACGCGCTGCGCCCCGTCACCCGCGACGCCGTCCTCGTCGTCGATCCGGCCCGGCGCGTCGAGGGTCGGCGGCGGTTGCGCGTCGACGACTACCGGCCCGGCCTCGGCGCGCTGCTCGACGCCTACCGCGGCCGGCAATTCGTCGTAAAGTGCGCTCCCGGAATCGATTTCGATGAGGTGCGACGGCTGGGATTCGACGGGGAAATCGAGGTGACGTCCTATCGCGGCTCCGTCCGGGAAGCCTGCCTGTGGTCGGCCGGACTGGCGCGGCCCGGCGTGGGCCGGCGGGCGAACCTGCTGGACCGCGGTGAGCAGCTCACCGACACCGACCCCGACGACTGCCCGGTGCGGCCGGCCGGGCGCTGGATCGTCGACCCGGACGGTGCGGTGGTGCGGGCCGGGCTGGTGCGCCACTACGGCGCCCGGCACGGGCTGTGGCAGCTCGACCCCGACATCGCCTACCTCTCCGGCGATCGGCTGCCCGCGGCGGACCGCGGGTTCGAGGTGCTCGAACAGCTGGTCTTCGACGAGCGCCGGCTTCGCCAGGCGCTGTCGGCGCTGGGCTGCGGCTCGCTGGAGGTCCTGGTGCGCGGGGTCCGGGTGGACCCCGACGCGCTGCGCAAACGGATGCGGTTGCGCGGGAGCCGATCGCTGTCGGTGGTCATCGCCCGCATCGGCGCGCGCGGCGCCGGCCGGGCGATGGCCTTCGTTTGCCAACCCTCCCGATAGCGCCGGGTACGCTGGCGGCGTCACTTCTCCGGGTCACCGGCCCCGGCCAGTTTGCGAGGACAATTCCACGATGCGTTACCCGATAGCCGCTGCGCT
This genomic window contains:
- a CDS encoding NUDIX hydrolase, producing MTSPDEIPLVARPAATVMLVRDDPSGLAVFLMRRHAKMEFAAGTVVFPGGGVDDRDRNADIAWAGPPPQWWAQRFGIEPDLAEALVCAAARETFEESGVLFAGPAGQGLSAPDSIVGDASVYGDARRALAERSLSFADFLRQENLVLRSDLLRPWANWVTPEAERTRRYDTYFFVGALPRGQRADGENTESDLAGWMTPRAAIDEFEAGRCFLLPPTWTQLDSLAGRTVAEVLAVERQIVPVQPRLEIQGDNWVFEFFDSDRYHRAREAGGLGWRH
- a CDS encoding enoyl-CoA hydratase, which gives rise to MSEFVSVVVSDGTRDAGLAMLLLSRPPTNAMTRQVYREVIAAADELGRRDDVAVVILFGGHQIFSAGDDMPELRTLRGPEAESVARVRQEAVDAVAAIPKPTVAAITGYALGAGLTLALAADWRISGDNVKFGATEILAGLVPGADAMARLTRVAGASKAKELVFSGRFFDAEEALALGLIDDMVAPDDVYDAAAGWARRFLDGPRHALAAAKAGINEVFDLEPTERLAAGRRRYVEVFTAGQGGADRTDPGGR
- a CDS encoding class I SAM-dependent methyltransferase, with amino-acid sequence MTSSTDAVPTPHATAEQVEAARHDSKLAQVLYHDWEAETYDDKWSISYDQRCIDYARGRFDAIVPDEVLRELPYDRALELGCGTGFFLLNLIQSGVARRGSVTDLSPGMVKVATRNGQSLGLDIDGRVADAEGIPYEDNTFDLVVGHAVLHHIPDVELSLREVIRVLRPGGRFVFAGEPTSAGDVYARELSTLTWRIATNVTKLPGLGSWRRPQAELDESSRAAALEAIVDLHTFTPGDLERMATNAGATEVRTVSEEFTAAMFGWPVRTFEASVPPGRLGWGWAKFAFNGWKTLSWVDANVWRRVVPKGWFYNVMVTGVKPS
- a CDS encoding THUMP-like domain-containing protein; the encoded protein is MVLQRDGDRGQTLLSRGLRFTTDDVGYLRSRAGAAALETVAELELTDATLVADVATARAHFGDRAAVLVETVLLRRRALEKLGALGVSGWLFTDEALQQATAAPVALHRAERLAGDGGVVVVHDATCSIGTELAALSARGIAAVGSDIDPVRLAMARHNVGEAAWICRADALRPVTRDAVLVVDPARRVEGRRRLRVDDYRPGLGALLDAYRGRQFVVKCAPGIDFDEVRRLGFDGEIEVTSYRGSVREACLWSAGLARPGVGRRANLLDRGEQLTDTDPDDCPVRPAGRWIVDPDGAVVRAGLVRHYGARHGLWQLDPDIAYLSGDRLPAADRGFEVLEQLVFDERRLRQALSALGCGSLEVLVRGVRVDPDALRKRMRLRGSRSLSVVIARIGARGAGRAMAFVCQPSR